Proteins encoded together in one Amblyomma americanum isolate KBUSLIRL-KWMA chromosome 1, ASM5285725v1, whole genome shotgun sequence window:
- the LOC144113816 gene encoding dynein light chain roadblock-type 2-like, translated as MTSEVEEIFKKLKDQEGVVGVVVTTAEGAPIRTSFDHTTTLQYSSLVTRLCEQARSTLRDLEPGNDLTFLRMRTKKHEVMIAPDKNYCLVVVQNPSG; from the exons ATGACG TCCGAAGTAGAAGAGATCTTCAAAAAATTGAAGGACCAAGAAGGAGTAGTGGGTGTGGTGGTCACCACAGCGGAAG GAGCACCCATCAGGACGTCTTTTGACCACACAACTACTCTGCAATACTCTAGTCTTGTCACTAGACTGTGTGAACAGGCACGAAGTACTCTACGAGATTTGGAACCTGGAAATGACCTGACATTTCTCAGAATGCGTACCAAAAAACATGAAGTTATGATAGCACCAGATAAGAATTACTGCTTGGTTGTAGTCCAGAATCCATCTGGATGA
- the LOC144114149 gene encoding uncharacterized protein LOC144114149 gives MSTQSPGRGSSPWSASLSPDLLPLETFLRSGVGSIPVVLVPQDGGAIKMTNPGAVRAALQSATSHYESISEVRQFGRGGILCRSPDLDCVRELLKASSFASLQVSSFIPSHLACTKGIVRGVDSSLSPAETLELLSAAGVVAVHRCSRDVNNMRVPTESMIATFVGTSCPSEIKAWHLIFRVDTLSSRPVQCNNCWRYGHSAGGCKSNLRCCNCGDGHATSTCTEQNEKWCLCGGAHSANYSNCPSRAQEIQILEIIDRKRCSRRDAITQLKERAHGYAGVTARQGVMLDSMLSQAIAAAVEASMSKMAERIVASVSECLTNVLATQLTHAVQAGVERKLLDAQLGFTLSYISGGMKDRWILPGLVFADDVVLMAETHAELQALINVCAEAMAPLGLNFNAKINLLDITHKECLERGQRAVGRLAPWCHGRVTNEAVQGVLGWSTFEARGARSKIAYDGRLRLMHKDRWARRVFYCVSQNCLRITWVERLQYVRRKFGFFSNEVQAGSARKWAKAVEAQVRAQEREAWRAATEGKSTLEVHRAAKQDICVESLYDNSVGSRPLFEARAGAMPTLTYRKRFDTTV, from the exons atgtctacccagtctcccggccgggggagctccccctggtcggcttctctatcccctgatctcctgcctttggaaacttttttgcgcagcggcgtcggcagtatccctgttgtgctggtgcctcaggatggcggtgcaatcaagatgaccaaccctggagctgttcgggctgctctccaatcagccacttctcattatgagtcaatctcagaggtacgccagtttggacgcggcgggattctgtgtagatcgccagacctcgactgTGTCAGAGAGTTACTAAAGGCCTCATCTTTTGCCTCGCTTCAGGTaagttcatttatcccttcacatctggcttgcacgaaaggtatcgttcgaggcgtggactcttccctgtctccagcagagactcttgagcttctgtctgctgcaggtgttgttgctgtgcaccgctgtagccgggatgtgaACAACATGCGGGTGCCTACCGAATCTATGATTGCCACCTTTGTCGGAACTTCCTGCCcttctgaaatcaaggcatggcatctaatttttcgggtagacacTTTGTCATCTAGGCCTGtgcagtgcaacaactgctggcgttatggccatagcgctggcggttgcaaatccaacttgcggtgttgcaactgtggggatggtcatgcaacgagcacctgcactgagcagaacgagaagtggtgcctttgcggtggggcccactctgcaaactactcaaattgtccctcccgagcgcaggaaatccaaattctagagataattgacagaaaacgctgttcgcgccgtgacgctattacacagttgaaagaacgtgcccacggttatgcaggtGTGACCGCTCGTCAAGGAGTCATGTTAGACTCGATGCTGTctcaggcaattgcggctgctgtggaggcttcaatgtctaaaatggcagaaaggattgtcgcaagtgtatcggagtgccttacaaacgttctagcgactcagcttacacatgctgtgcaggccg GGGTGGAGCGCAAGCTTTTGGATGCACAGTTGGGGTTCACGCTAAGCTACATCAGCGGTGGTATGAAGGACCGATGGATCTTGCCAGGCCTAGTCTTTGCCGATGATGTAGTGTTAATGGCAGAGACACATGCGGAGCTCCAGGCCCTCATCAACGTATGCGCTGAAGCCATGGCACCACTTGGACTGAACTTCAACGCAAAGAT TAATTTGCTTGACATCACCCACAAGGAATGTCTTGAACGTGGCCAACGAGCGGTGGGACGTCTGGCGCCGTGGTGCCATGGGCGGGTGACTAACGAGGCGGTGCAGGGAGTCCTAGGTTGGTCTACCTTCGAGGCTCGCGGGGCAAGAAGCAAAATAGCCTACGACGGAAGGCTGCGCCTGATGCACAAAGACAGGTGGGCGCGCAGAGTCTTCTACTGTGTCAGCCAAAACTGCCTGCGGATTACGTGGGTGGAGCGGCTCCAGTACGTTCGTCGCAAGTTCGGCTTCTTCAGCAATGAAGTGCAAGCCGGCAGCGCAAGGAAATGGGCCAAGGCAGTTGAGGCCCAAGTGCGTGCGCAGGAGCGAGAGGCGTGGAGGGCGGCCACGGAGGGGAAGTCGACGCTGGAAGTGCACCGGGCAGCCAAGCAGGACATCTGCGTCGAGAGCCTCTACGACAACAGTGTTGGCAGCCGCCCGTTGTTTGAGGCACGCGCGGGTGCCATGCCAACGCTTACGTATCGAAAGCGCTTCGACACTACAGTCTGA